From one Xiphophorus hellerii strain 12219 chromosome 18, Xiphophorus_hellerii-4.1, whole genome shotgun sequence genomic stretch:
- the LOC116737446 gene encoding extracellular calcium-sensing receptor-like, with product MLFAIEEINNRSELLPGISLGYRIYDSCGSIARSIKGALALVNGNENVSDTSKACTKPANVQAMMGEASSSPSMAIATVIGPFHIPLISHFATCACLSDKSKYPSFLRTIPSDYYQSRALAHLVKHFGWTWVGAVRSNEDYGNNGMAIFTETAQQLGICVEYSTTFFRTDSSDKIQRLIEMIKGSTSRVVVAFLSHMDMDVLIQHLSNYNLTGYQWVGTEAWIFDSQTASRDKNHILDGAVGLYIPKAHVSGLREFMFDVRPLNSSNADLFTEFWEGLFRCKFKPSESPEMQKECTGHEDLTGVENVFTEMSHMSIFNNMYKGVYAVAHALHTVLSCNRTCDISTKLDPLTILRHIKNIHFKTKGGDEVYFNENGDPAAKYEIINWQRKENGIVDFVTVGFYDASLPPDKQMNLQNESLVWAQNSKEVPVSVCNERCPPGTCKVLQKGKPVCCYDCIKCAEGEISNSTDSVSCVRCPLESWPNEKRDACVKKEAVFLSYEEIMGALLTTASLFGTCMTSVVAYIFIKYRNTPLVRANNSELSFLLLFSLKMCFLCSLTFIGQPSEWSCMLRHTSFGIAFVLCISCVLGKTIVVLMAFKATLPGRNVMKWFGPVQQRLSVLGFSVVQVIICILWLIISPPFPSKNFKEFKDKISLECALGSSVGFWAVLGYIGFLATLCFICAFLARKLPDNFNEAKFITFSMLIFCAVWITFIPAYVSSPGKFSVAVEIFAILASTFGLLICIFIPKCYVILMKPERNTKKSMMGKGA from the exons ATGCTGTTCGCCATTGAGGAGATCAATAACCGATCGGAGCTGCTACCAGGCATTTCTCTGGGGTACAGGATTTATGATTCTTGTGGCTCCATTGCTAGAAGCATTAAAGGTGCACTGGCCTTGGTTAACGGTAACGAAAATGTGTCTGACACTTCAAAGGCATGCACAAAACCCGCTAATGTGCAGGCCATGATGGGAGAAGCGTCTTCATCTCCGAGCATGGCTATAGCTACTGTCATCGGACCGTTTCATATCCCACTG ATCAGCCACTTTGCCACATGTGCTTGTCTCAGTGATAAATCCAAATATCCCTCATTTCTCAGAACAATACCCAGCGACTACTATCAGAGCAGAGCTCTGGCCCACTTAGTGAAGCACTTTGGATGGACTTGGGTCGGAGCCGTGCGATCAAATGAAGATTATGGCAATAATGGCATGGCTATATTTACAGAAACTGCACAGCAGCTGGGTATCTGTGTGGAATATTCCACGACTTTCTTTAGAACCGATTCGTCAGACAAAATACAACGACTGATTGAAATGATCAAGGGCTCAACATCGAGGGTGGTTGTTGCTTTCCTCTCTCACATGGACATGGATGTGCTCATACAACACTTGTCAAACTACAACTTGACCGGGTACCAGTGGGTGGGCACAGAGGCCTGGATCTTTGATTCCCAAACCGCATCCAGAGATAAGAATCACATTCTGGACGGAGCCGTAGGCCTTTACATTCCCAAAGCGCACGTATCCGGTCTCAGAGAGTTCATGTTTGACGTGAGGCCACTCAACTCGTCCAACGCCGACTTGTTCACAGAGTTCTGGGAGGGATTGTTTAGGTGCAAGTTTAAGCCGTCGGAATCACCAGAAATGCAGAAAGAGTGCACCGGACACGAAGATCTGACGGGAGTGGAAAACGTTTTCACGGAAATGTCCCACATGTCCATCTTTAACAACATGTACAAAGGAGTGTATGCTGTGGCTCACGCACTGCACACCGTGCTCAGCTGCAATCGAACGTGTGACATCAGCACGAAGCTCGATCCATTAACA ATTTTACGCCACATAAAAAACATCCACTTCAAAACAAAGGGAGGAGATGAGGTTTATTTTAACGAGAATGGAGATCCGGCTGCAAAATACGAAATCATAAACTggcagaggaaagaaaatggcATTGTGGACTTTGTCACTGTGGGTTTCTACGATGCCTCGCTGCCACCAGATAAACAGATGAATCTACAAAACGAGTCTTTAGTTTGGGCACAGAACTCTAAAGAG GTGCCTGTATCTGTTTGCAATGAGAGATGTCCACCAGGAACATGCAAGGTTCTCCAGAAAGGAAAACCTGTGTGCTGCTACGACTGTATAAAATGTGCAGAGGGAGAAATAAGCAACAGCACAG ATTCTGTCAGCTGTGTGAGATGCCCCCTTGAATCCTGGCCGAACGAGAAGAGAGACGCTTGCGTAAAGAAGGAGGCCGTGTTTCTTTCATATGAAGAAATTATGGGAGCGTTGCTCACCACAGCGTCTCTGTTCGGAACGTGCATGACTTCTGTCGTGGcgtacatttttattaaatacaggAACACTCCTCTTGTCAGGGCAAACAACTCTGAGctgagcttcctgctgctcttctccTTAAAGATGTGTTTCCTCTGCTCTCTGACGTTCATCGGCCAGCCCTCTGAGTGGTCCTGCATGCTGCGGCACACATCGTTTGGCATCGCCTTTGTCCTCTGCATCTCCTGTGTCCTGGGGAAAACCATAGTGGTTTTAATGGCGTTCAAAGCTACACTTCCTGGTAGAAATGTGATGAAATGGTTTGGACCCGTACAGCAGAGACTGAGCGTGTTGGGTTTCAGCGTAGTACAAGTTATCATCTGTATCCTCTGGTTGATAATCTCTCCTCCATTTCCATCCAagaattttaaagaatttaaagacaaaataagcTTGGAGTGTGCTCTGGGCTCTTCTGTGGGCTTCTGGGCTGTGCTTGGTTACATTGGGTTTCTCGCcacattatgttttatttgtgcttttctgGCTCGTAAACTGCCTGACAATTTCAACGAAGCCAAATTCATCACCTTCAGCATGTTGATATTCTGCGCTGTGTGGATCACTTTCATCCCAGCGTACGTCAGCTCTCCTGGGAAGTTCAGTGTGGCTGTAGAAATCTTTGCTATCCTGGCCTCCACTTTTGGGCTGttaatttgtattttcatcCCCAAATGTTATGTCATATTAATGAAACCAGAAAGAAATACTAAAAAGAGTATGATGGGAAAAGGGGCTTGA
- the LOC116737459 gene encoding extracellular calcium-sensing receptor-like has protein sequence MSPSTINVSVMLPSDLSLSLSKRSRMKQPEQGWVFLLPLLSAYFSHAEQQLCTHRGDPEFPQLVKDGDIMLGGVFTFRVSWNKEETTYEEKPLRLQCTSLNFREFQMLQAMLFTIEEINNSSDLLPGIYLGCKIYDTCGSIARSIKVSLELVNGNENVSATSEACARPAQVQAIMGEASSSPSMAIATVIGPFSVPLISQFATCACLSDKSKYPSFLRTIPSDYYQSRALAQLVKHFGWTWIGAIRTNDDYGNNGMATFTETAEQLGVCLEYSLTFFRTDPWDKIQKIIETIRSSTSKVIVAFISQADMDVLLQELSRSNLTGYQWVGSEAWIFDFQSASRDNKRILDGAIGLSIPKAHVSGLKEFILDVKPLYLTSNDLFVEFWEALFSCKVKQSEPGETQRLCTGHENLTGVENSFTDMSLMPIFSNMYKGVYAVAHALHDILGCNKTCNNKVPLLDPLTILQHIKGIRFKTKEGEEVYFNENGDPAAKYDIINWQPREDGPVSFETVGRYDASLPADEQMNVQQKSVVWAQNSEQVPVSVCSETCPPGTRKVLQKGKPVCCYDCIKCAEGEISNSTDSVSCVRCPLESWPNEKRDACVKKEAVFLSYEEIMGALLTAASLFGTCMTSVVAYIFIKYRNTPLVRANNSELSFLLLFSLKMCFLCSLTFIGQPSDWSCMLRHTSFGIAFVLCISCVLGKTIVVLMAFKATLPGRNVMKWFGPVQQRLSVLGFSVVQVIICILWLIISPPFPSKNFKEFKDKISLECALGSSVGFWAVLGYIGFLATLCFICAFLARKLPDNFNEAKFITFSMLIFCAVWITFIPAYVSSPGKFSVAVEIFAILASTFGLLICIFIPKCYVILMKPERNTKKSMMGKGA, from the exons ATGTCGCCATCTACCATTAATGTGTCTGTGATGTTGCCAAGTGATTTATCTCTGTCCCTGAGCAAAAGGTCTAGAATGAAACAGCCAGAGCAGGGTTGGGTCTTTTTGCTTCCGTTGTTGTCGGCATATTTTTCTCATGCTGAACAGCAACTATGCACACACAGAGGAGACCCTGAGTTCCCACAACTAGTGAAGGATGGAGACATCATGCTGGGGGGAGTCTTCACTTTCCGTGTCAGCTGGAACAAAGAAGAGACGACTTATGAGGAAAAACCTCTGCGCCTACAGTGCACCAG TTTGAATTTCAGAGAATTCCAGATGCTCCAGGCTATGCTTTTCACCATTGAGGAGATCAATAACAGCTCGGACCTGCTACCAGGGATTTATCTGGGCTGTAAGATTTATGACACTTGTGGCTCCATTGCTAGAAGTATCAAAGTGTCTCTGGAATTGGTCAATGGTAATGAAAATGTGTCTGCAACTTCCGAGGCATGCGCAAGACCTGCACAAGTGCAGGCTATAATGGGGGAAGCCTCGTCGTCTCCGAGCATGGCTATAGCTACTGTCATTGGACCGTTTTCTGTCCCACTG ataagtCAATTTGCCACATGTGCTTGTCTCAGTGATAAATCCAAGTACCCCTCATTTCTCAGAACAATACCGAGCGACTACTATCAGAGTAGAGCTCTGGCCCAGTTGGTGAAGCACTTTGGTTGGACTTGGATTGGGGCTATTAGAACCAACGACGACTACGGCAACAACGGCATGGCGACGTTCACGGAAACTGCCGAGCAGCTGGGCGTCTGTCTGGAATATTCTCTAACTTTTTTCCGAACAGATCCGTGGGACAAGATACAAAAGATAATCGAAACAATCAGGTCTTCCACCTCGAAGGTGATCGTCGCTTTCATTTCCCAAGCGGACATGGATGTTCTCCTGCAAGAGCTTTCCAGGTCCAACTTGACTGGCTACCAGTGGGTTGGCAGCGAGGCCTGGATCTTTGATTTTCAGAGTGCCTCGAGAGATAATAAGCGCATTTTAGACGGAGCCATAGGCCTTTCCATCCCCAAAGCGCACGTCAGTGGCCTCAAAGAGTTCATACTTGATGTGAAACCGCTGTATTTAACAAGCAATGACTTGTTTGTAGAGTTCTGGGAGGCGTTATTTAGCTGCAAAGTCAAACAGTCAGAACCAGGGGAAACCCAGAGGCTCTGCACTGGCCATGAGAATCTGACTGGAGTGGAAAACAGCTTCACTGATATGTCACTAATGCCCATATTTAGCAATATGTATAAAGGAGTGTATGCAGTGGCTCATGCTCTGCATGATATCCTAGGTTGtaataaaacatgcaacaaCAAGGTGCCACTACTAGACCCACTAACG ATTTTACAGCATATAAAAGGAATTCGCTTCAAAACAAAGGAAGGAGAAGAGGTTTACTTCAATGAGAATGGAGACCCGGCAGCAAAATATGATATTATAAACTGGCAGCCAAGAGAAGACGGCCCTGTGAGCTTCGAGACAGTCGGTCGTTATGATGCATCTTTACCTGCAGATGAGCAGATGAATGTGCAGCAGAAGTCTGTAGTTTGGGCTCAAAATTCAGAGCAG GTCCCAGTTTCAGTTTGCAGTGAGACGTGTCCCCCAGGAACACGCAAGGTTCTCCAGAAGGGAAAGCCTGTGTGCTGCTACGACTGTATAAAATGTGCAGAGGGAGAAATAAGCAACAGCACAG ATTCTGTCAGCTGTGTGAGATGCCCCCTTGAATCCTGGCCGAACGAGAAGAGAGACGCTTGCGTAAAGAAGGAGGCCGTGTTTCTTTCATATGAAGAAATTATGGGAGCGTTGCTCACCGCAGCGTCTCTGTTCGGAACGTGCATGACTTCTGTCGTGGcgtacatttttattaaatacaggAACACTCCTCTTGTCAGGGCAAACAACTCTGAGctgagcttcctgctgctcttctccTTAAAGATGTGTTTCCTCTGCTCTCTGACGTTCATCGGCCAGCCCTCTGACTGGTCCTGCATGCTGCGGCACACATCGTTTGGCATCGCCTTTGTCCTCTGCATCTCCTGTGTCCTGGGGAAAACCATAGTGGTTTTAATGGCGTTCAAAGCTACACTTCCTGGTAGAAATGTGATGAAATGGTTTGGACCCGTACAGCAGAGACTGAGCGTGTTGGGTTTCAGCGTAGTACAAGTTATCATCTGTATCCTCTGGTTGATAATCTCTCCTCCATTTCCATCCAagaattttaaagaatttaaagacaaaataagcTTGGAGTGTGCTCTGGGCTCTTCTGTGGGCTTCTGGGCTGTGCTTGGTTACATTGGGTTTCTCGCcacattatgttttatttgtgcttttctgGCTCGTAAACTGCCTGACAATTTCAACGAAGCCAAATTCATCACCTTCAGCATGTTGATATTCTGCGCTGTGTGGATCACTTTCATCCCAGCGTACGTCAGCTCTCCTGGGAAGTTCAGTGTGGCTGTAGAAATCTTTGCTATCCTGGCCTCCACTTTTGGGCTGttaatttgtattttcatcCCCAAATGTTATGTCATATTAATGAAACCAGAAAGAAATACTAAAAAGAGTATGATGGGAAAGGGGGCTTGA
- the LOC116737456 gene encoding extracellular calcium-sensing receptor-like produces the protein MSPSTINVSVMLPGDLSLSLSKRSRMKQPEQGWVFLLPLLSAYFSHAEQQLCTHRGDPEFPQLVKDGDIMLGGVFSFHVSWNEVEMAYEEKPLRLQCTSLNFRELQMLQAMLFTIEEINNSSDLLPGIYLGCKIYDTCGSIARSIKVSLELVNGNENVSATSEACARPAQVQAIMGEASSSPSMAIATVIGPFSVPLISQFATCACLSDKSKYPSFLRTIPSDYYQSRALAQLVKHFGWTWIGAIRTNDDYGNNGMATFTETAEQLGVCLEYSLTFFRTDPWEKIQKIIETIRSSTSKVIVAFISQADMDVLLQELSRSNLTGYQWVGSEAWIFDFQSASRDNKRILDGAIGLSIPKAHVSGLKEFILDVKPLYLTSNDLFVEFWEELFSCKVKQSEPGETQRLCTGHENLTGVENSFTDMSLMPIFSNMYKGVYAVAHALHDILGCNKTCNNKVPLLDPLTILQHIKGIRFKTKEGEEVYFNENGDPAAKYDIINWQPREDGPVSFETVGLYDASLPADEQMNVQQKSVVWAQNSEQVPVSVCSETCPPGTRKVLQKGKPVCCYDCISCAEGEISNNTDSVSCIRCPIDFWPNKKRDACIQKEAEFLSHREIMGALLTAASLFGTCMTAVIALIFVKYRKTPLVRANNSELSFLLLFSLTLCFLCSLTFMGEPSEWSCMLRHTAFGITFVLCISCVLGKTMVVLMAFNATRPGRNVMKWFGATQQRLGVLGFTLMQVIICIVWLATSPPFPSKNFKEFKDKIILECALGSAVGFWAVLGYIGLLATLCFICAFLARKLPDNFNEAKFITFSMLIFCAVWITFIPAYVSSPGKFSVAVEIFAILASTFGLLICIFIPKCYIMLIKPEKNTKKNMMGPGPSK, from the exons ATGTCGCCATCTACCATTAATGTGTCTGTGATGTTGCCAGGTGATTTATCTCTGTCCCTGAGCAAAAGGTCTAGAATGAAACAGCCAGAGCAGGGTTGGGTCTTTTTGCTTCCGTTGTTGTCGGCATATTTTTCTCATGCTGAACAGCAACTATGCACACACAGAGGAGACCCTGAGTTCCCACAACTAGTGAAGGATGGAGACATCATGCTGGGGGGAGTCTTCTCTTTCCATGTCAGCTGGAACGAAGTAGAGATGGCTTATGAGGAAAAACCTCTGCGCCTACAGTGCACCAG TTTGAATTTCAGAGAACTCCAGATGCTCCAGGCTATGCTTTTCACCATCGAGGAGATCAATAACAGCTCGGACCTGCTACCAGGGATTTATCTGGGCTGTAAGATTTATGACACTTGTGGCTCCATTGCTAGAAGTATTAAAGTGTCTCTGGAATTGGTCAATGGTAATGAAAATGTGTCTGCAACTTCCGAGGCATGCGCAAGACCTGCACAAGTGCAGGCTATAATGGGGGAAGCCTCGTCGTCTCCGAGCATGGCTATAGCTACTGTCATTGGACCGTTTTCTGTCCCACTG ataagtCAATTTGCCACATGTGCTTGTCTCAGTGATAAATCCAAGTACCCCTCATTTCTCAGAACAATACCGAGCGACTACTATCAGAGTAGAGCTCTGGCCCAGTTGGTGAAGCACTTTGGTTGGACTTGGATTGGGGCTATTCGAACCAACGACGACTACGGCAACAACGGCATGGCGACGTTCACGGAAACTGCCGAGCAGCTGGGCGTCTGTCTGGAATATTCTCTAACTTTTTTCCGAACAGATCCGTGGGAAAAGATACAAAAGATAATCGAAACAATCAGGTCTTCCACCTCGAAGGTGATCGTCGCTTTCATTTCCCAAGCGGACATGGATGTTCTCCTGCAAGAGCTTTCCAGGTCCAACTTGACTGGCTACCAGTGGGTTGGCAGCGAGGCCTGGATCTTTGATTTTCAGAGTGCCTCGAGAGATAATAAGCGCATTTTAGACGGAGCCATAGGCCTTTCCATCCCCAAAGCGCATGTCAGTGGACTCAAAGAGTTCATACTTGATGTGAAACCGCTGTATTTAACAAGCAATGACTTGTTTGTAGAGTTCTGGGAGGAGTTATTTAGCTGCAAAGTCAAACAGTCAGAACCAGGGGAAACCCAGAGGCTCTGCACTGGCCATGAGAATCTGACTGGAGTGGAAAACAGCTTCACTGATATGTCACTAATGCCCATATTTAGCAATATGTATAAAGGAGTGTATGCAGTGGCTCATGCGCTGCATGATATCCTAGGTTGtaataaaacatgcaacaaCAAGGTGCCACTACTAGACCCATTAACG ATTTTACAGCATATAAAAGGAATTCGCTTCAAAACAAAGGAAGGAGAAGAGGTTTACTTCAATGAGAATGGAGACCCGGCAGCAAAATATGATATTATAAACTGGCAGCCAAGAGAAGACGGCCCTGTGAGCTTCGAGACAGTCGGTCTTTATGATGCATCTTTACCTGCAGATGAGCAGATGAATGTGCAGCAGAAGTCTGTAGTTTGGGCTCAAAATTCAGAGCAG GTCCCAGTTTCAGTTTGCAGTGAGACGTGTCCCCCAGGAACACGCAAGGTTCTCCAGAAGGGAAAACCTGTGTGCTGCTACGACTGTATAAGTTGTGCAGAGGGAGAAATAAGCAACAACACAG ATTCTGTCTCTTGCATCAGATGCCCTATTGACTTCTggccaaacaaaaaaagagatgcCTGTATACAGAAGGAGGCAGAGTTTTTGTCACATCGAGAAATTATGGGAGCCTTGCTCACTGCAGCATCCTTATTTGGAACGTGTATGACTGCAGTTATTGctcttatttttgtcaaatacAGGAAAACTCCTCTTGTCAGGGCAAACAACTCTGAGctgagcttcctgctgctcttctccTTAACCCTGTGTTTCCTCTGCTCTCTGACCTTTATGGGAGAACCCTCTGAGTGGTCCTGCATGCTGCGGCACACAGCGTTCGGCATCACCTTTGTCCTCTGCATCTCCTGTGTTCTTGGGAAAACGATGGTGGTCTTAATGGCATTCAATGCGACACGCCCTGGTAGAAATGTGATGAAATGGTTCGGAGCTACACAGCAGAGACTTGGAGTTCTGGGCTTCACACTTATGCAAGTGATCATCTGTATCGTCTGGTTAGCAACTTCTCCTCCATTTCCGTCCAAGAATTTTAAggaatttaaagacaaaatcatCTTGGAGTGTGCCTTGGGGTCAGCTGTGGGTTTCTGGGCTGTGCTTGGGTACATAGGCCTTCTCGCcacattatgttttatttgtgctttcCTGGCTCGTAAACTGCCCGATAATTTTAACGAAGCCAAATTTATCACCTTCAGCATGTTGATATTCTGCGCTGTCTGGATCACTTTCATCCCAGCGTACGTCAGCTCTCCTGGGAAGTTCAGTGTGGCTGTAGAAATCTTTGCTATTCTTGCCTCCACCTTTGGAttactaatttgtattttcATCCCAAAATGTTATATCATGTTGATAAAAccggaaaaaaatacaaagaagaaTATGATGGGACCAGGGCCATCAAAATAA
- the LOC116737460 gene encoding extracellular calcium-sensing receptor-like: MMSAKRRLRQGWLLLQFLLIACFSQAEELVCSQNGDLENPQLVKDGDVMLGGLFSFHNNWKEREETYTDKPLPLQCTSLNFREFQLAQAMLFAIEEINNSSDLLPGISLGYKIYDTCGFNARSVKVALALLNDNENVSAPSKECGRPAQVQAIMGEASSSPSTAIATVIGPFFIPMISHFATCACLSDKSKYPSFLRTIPSDYYQSRALAQLVRHFGWTWVGAVRTNDDYGNSGMATFTEAAQHLGICLEYSVSFFRTDPADKIQKIINIIKASTSKVIVAFLSQADMDVIIHEFSSHNLTGYQWVGTEAWIFDFQTAAGDRNHILDGAVGLSIPKAHVSGLQEFILNVEPLFSSNNDLFTEFWETLFGCTFKRSYSVEIKTQCTGQEDLTGVENTFTDMSLMPIFNNMYKGVYAVAHALHNILSCNQTCDSNAQLHPLTILQQIKEIYFKTKEGDEVYFNANGDPAAKYEIINWQRRDNGPVEFAVVGLYDASLAGDRQMDVQIESIIWAQNSLMMPVSVCSEKCPPGTRKVLQKGKPICCYDCLHCAEGEISNSTDSVTCVRCPLDSWSNENRDACIKKETEFLSYKEIMGSLLTAASLFGTCMTVVVAVIFVTYRNTPLVRANNSELSFLLLFSLKLCFLCSLTFIGQPSDWSCMLRHTAFGITFVLCISCVLGKTIVVLMAFKATLPGRNVMKWFGPTQQRVSVLGFTLIQVIICILWLSISPPFPSKNFKEFKDKIILECSLGSAVGFWAVLGYIGFLAVLCFICAFLARKLPDNFNEAKFITFSMLIFCAVWITFIPAYVSSPGKFSVAVEIFAILASSFGLLFCIFIPKCYVMLIKPEKNTKKNMIGKGALK; encoded by the exons ATGATGTCTGCTAAGAGAAGGTTACGGCAGGGCTGGTTACTGTTACAGTTCTTGTTGATAGCATGTTTTTCTCAGGCTGAAGAGCTTGTATGCAGTCAGAACGGGGATTTGGAAAACCCTCAGCTGGTGAAGGATGGAGACGTTATGTTGGGGGggcttttttccttccacaacaactggaaagaaagagaggagaCTTACACTGATAAACCTCTTCCACTGCAATGTACCAG CTTGAATTTCAGAGAGTTCCAGTTAGCCCAAGCCATGCTTTTTGCCATCGAGGAGATAAACAACAGCTCAGATCTGCTGCCGGGGATTTCTCTGGGCTACAAAATCTATGACACGTGTGGCTTCAACGCCAGAAGTGTGAAGGTTGCGTTGGCCTTGCTTAACGATAATGAAAATGTGTCTGCTCCTTCCAAGGAATGTGGAAGACCTGCACAAGTGCAGGCCATAATGGGAGAAGCCTCTTCCTCTCCGAGCACGGCGATAGCCACTGTCATTGGACCATTTTTTATACCGATG atCAGCCACTTTGCCACATGTGCTTGTCTCAGTGACAAATCCAAATATCCCTCATTTCTCCGAACAATACCCAGCGACTACTATCAGAGCAGAGCTCTGGCCCAGTTAGTGAGGCACTTCGGATGGACTTGGGTCGGAGCCGTCAGAACGAACGATGATTACGGCAACAGCGGCATGGCGACGTTCACAGAAGCTGCGCAGCATCTGGGCATTTGCCTTGAGTATTCCGTGTCTTTCTTCAGGACGGATCCAGCGgacaaaatccaaaaaataattaacattatcAAGGCTTCGACTTCAAAGGTGATAGTCGCTTTCCTCTCCCAAGCTGACATGGATGTGATTATACACGAGTTCTCCAGCCACAACCTAACTGGCTACCAGTGGGTGGGAACTGAGGCCTGGATATTTGATTTCCAGACCGCAGCAGGAGACAGGAACCACATCCTAGACGGAGCCGTTGGCCTCTCCATCCCCAAAGCGCACGTCAGTGGCCTTCAAGAGTTCATACTGAATGTGGAGCCATTGTTTTCCTCAAACAACGACTTGTTCACAGAGTTCTGGGAGACATTATTCGGCTGCACGTTTAAGCGGTCATACTCAGTGGAGATTAAGACACAATGCACAGGACAGGAGGATCTGACAGGAGTCGAAAACACCTTCACCGACATGTCGCTCATGCCCATATTTAACAACATGTACAAAGGGGTGTATGCTGTTGCCCATGCTCTGCACAATATCCTCAGCTGTAACCAAACATGTGACAGCAACGCGCAGCTACATCCGCTGACG attttacagcaaataaaagagatttatttcaaaacaaaggaAGGGGATGAAGTGTACTTTAATGCAAACGGAGATCCAGCcgcaaaatatgaaattataaaCTGGCAAAGAAGAGACAACGGCCCTGTGGAATTTGCAGTAGTGGGTCTGTATGATGCGTCGTTGGCAGgggacagacagatggatgtgCAAATTGAGTCAATAATCTGGGCTCAAAATTCACTGATG ATGCCTGTCTCAGTTTGCAGTGAGAAGTGTCCACCTGGAACACGAAAAGTCCTCCAGAAAGGAAAACCTATTTGTTGTTATGACTGTTTACACTGTGCAGAAGGAGAAATAAGCAACAGCACAG ATTCTGTCACCTGTGTGAGATGCCCTCTTGACTCCTGGTCAAATGAAAATAGAGATGCTTGTATAAAAAAGGAGACAGAGTTTCTTTCATATAAAGAAATTATGGGATCATTGCTCACTGCGGCTTCTTTGTTTGGAACATGCATGACTGTCGTCGTCGCAGTCATTTTTGTCACATACAGGAACACGCCTCTTGTCAGGGCAAACAACTCTGAGctgagcttcctgctgctcttctccTTAAAGCTGTGTTTCCTCTGCTCTCTGACGTTCATCGGCCAGCCCTCTGACTGGTCCTGCATGCTGCGGCACACAGCGTTCGGCATCACCTTCGTCCTCTGCATCTCCTGTGTTCTTGGAAAAACCATAGTGGTGTTAATGGCGTTTAAAGCCACACTTCCAGGAAGAAACGTGATGAAATGGTTTGGGCCTACGCAGCAGAGAGTCAGTGTTCTTGGGTTTACTCTTATACAAGTGATAATCTGCATCCTCTGGTTAAGCATCTCTCCTCCATTTCCATCCAagaattttaaagaatttaaagacaaaatcatCTTGGAGTGTTCGTTGGGTTCAGCTGTGGGTTTCTGGGCTGTGCTTGGGTATATAGGATTTCTTGCcgtcttgtgttttatttgtgctttcCTGGCTCGTAAACTGCCCGATAATTTCAACGAAGCCAAATTTATCACCTTCAGCATGCTGATATTCTGCGCTGTCTGGATCACTTTCATCCCAGCGTACGTCAGCTCTCCTGGGAAGTTCAGTGTGGCTGTAGAAATCTTTGCTATTCTGGCCTCCAGTTttggattattattttgtatcttTATTCCAAAATGTTACGTCATGCtgataaaaccagaaaaaaatacaaaaaagaacatGATAGGGAAGGGCGCCCTGAAATAA